From the genome of Eucalyptus grandis isolate ANBG69807.140 chromosome 2, ASM1654582v1, whole genome shotgun sequence, one region includes:
- the LOC120290099 gene encoding cyclic nucleotide-gated cation channel beta-1-like codes for MYMYRTMVKDKGQLLYSALVTRLFKYLNIQPPKIPCVRTIDPMVVGLKMVSKIRLKELNKALERFKVKTPVKARQDFAAGERKGKEPMIAPSKKRRALILEDEEDDDDITISSFALKNLQSFVTETEDRENRDREETEQRDVEKEAMREEEEEEGRTKDVEKGRERAEEEDHGDSCAEEEGQDLRDIEEEQEQEEYFSPPEGTKTGGAANKRGQRHSNMQESFVTIKKGEIVGENSLILKLTKRFHQSSLKTSRLNY; via the exons ATGTACATGTATAGGACAATGGTAAAGGATAAGGGACAACTCCTTTATTCTGCTCTTGTCACTCGTTTGTTCAAATATCttaacattcagcctcccaaaatTCCGTGTGTTCGAACCATTGATCCAATGGTAGTGGgattgaaaatggtttccaagATACGTTTGAAGGAGctaaacaaggctttggagcgcTTTAAGGTGAAGACCCCTGTCAAGGCACGACAAGACTTTGCGGCTGGAGAAAGGAAAGGCAAAGAGCCCATGATAGCACCATCTAAGAAgaggagagcactcatcttggaggatgaagaagatgatgatgacatcactatctcttcttttgctttgaAGAACTTACAGAGTTTTGTTACAGAGACAGAGGATCGAGAGAACCGAGacagagaagagacagagcagCGAGATGTAGAGAAAGAAGCgatgagggaagaagaagaagaagaaggaagaacaaaagacgtagagaaaggaagagaacgAGCAGAAGAAGAGGATCATGGTGATTCTTGtgcagaggaagaaggacaAGATCTTCGTGATattgaagaagagcaagaacaagaagagtacttttctccacctgaaggaaCTAAAACGGGGGGAGCTGCTAataaaagag gtcaaaggCATTCAAAtatgcaagaaagttttgtcaccatcaaaaagggggagattgttggagaaaactctcttattttgaagttgacaaaacgtttccatcagtctagtttgaagacttcaaGACTCAATTATTAA